A DNA window from Bacteroides cellulosilyticus contains the following coding sequences:
- a CDS encoding glycoside hydrolase family 88 protein codes for MSACASPKDEAKEIVDIIYKVNNYWQTQNPEHGRSFWDNAAYHSGNMEAFFLTGDSDFMNYSKAWAEHNQWKGAKSDNKAEWKYSYGESDDYVLFGDYQICFQTYADLYNIEPDTQKIARAREVMEYQMSTDKNDYWWWADGLYMVMPVMTKLYKITGNPLYLEKLHEYWAFADSLMYDPEDALYYRDGKYIYPKHKSVNGKKDFWARGDGWVLAALVKVLKDLPETDKYRQEYIDRYRAMAKAVAACQQPEGYWTRSLLDPEHAPGPETSGTAFFTYGLLWGMNNGFLDKATYQPVIEKAWKYLTTVALQPDGRIGYVQPIGEKAIPGQVVDANSTANFGVGAFLLAACEMVRFLN; via the coding sequence ATGTCGGCTTGTGCTTCCCCTAAGGATGAAGCCAAAGAGATTGTGGATATTATTTATAAAGTGAACAACTATTGGCAAACCCAGAATCCAGAGCACGGACGCTCTTTCTGGGACAATGCAGCTTATCATAGTGGTAATATGGAAGCATTCTTCCTGACTGGTGACTCCGATTTCATGAACTACTCCAAGGCTTGGGCTGAACATAATCAGTGGAAGGGTGCTAAGTCGGATAATAAAGCCGAATGGAAATACAGCTATGGCGAGAGTGATGACTATGTGCTTTTTGGTGATTACCAGATTTGCTTTCAGACGTATGCCGATTTATATAATATAGAACCGGATACTCAAAAAATAGCTCGTGCCCGCGAAGTAATGGAATATCAGATGAGTACAGATAAGAATGATTATTGGTGGTGGGCTGACGGTCTTTACATGGTGATGCCTGTGATGACTAAACTATATAAGATTACCGGCAATCCGCTTTACCTGGAGAAACTGCATGAGTACTGGGCATTTGCCGACAGTCTGATGTACGATCCGGAAGATGCGCTTTATTATCGTGACGGAAAATATATCTATCCTAAACATAAAAGTGTGAATGGTAAGAAAGATTTCTGGGCTCGTGGAGATGGATGGGTTTTAGCTGCCTTGGTTAAAGTCCTGAAAGATTTGCCTGAAACGGATAAATATCGTCAGGAATATATAGACCGTTACCGTGCGATGGCAAAAGCTGTGGCTGCCTGTCAGCAACCGGAAGGATACTGGACACGGAGTCTGCTTGATCCGGAGCATGCTCCCGGACCGGAAACCAGTGGCACTGCTTTCTTTACTTATGGTCTGTTGTGGGGAATGAATAACGGCTTTTTGGATAAGGCTACTTATCAGCCTGTAATAGAAAAAGCCTGGAAGTATCTGACGACTGTTGCTTTGCAACCGGATGGACGCATCGGCTATGTGCAACCCATCGGCGAGAAGGCCATTCCGGGACAAGTGGTAGATGCCAATTCAACAGCTAACTTTGGAGTAGGTGCTTTCTTACTGGCGGCTTGCGAAATGGTACGATTCCTGAATTGA